From Scomber scombrus chromosome 13, fScoSco1.1, whole genome shotgun sequence, a single genomic window includes:
- the usp9 gene encoding probable ubiquitin carboxyl-terminal hydrolase FAF-X isoform X1, whose product MTATTRGSPVGGNDSQGQGQGQAPDAQSQPPLPQNQTSSPNSSNENSPVSPPDEQGQGDGPPQLEEEEPAFPHTDLAKLDDMINRPRWVVPVLPKGELEVLLEAAIDLSKKGLDVKCEACQRFFRDGLTISFTKILTDEAVSGWKFEIHRCIINNTHRLVELCVAKLSQDWFPLLELLAMATNPHCKFHIYNGTRPSETVPAGAQLADDELSARPPDPRSPKGWLVDLINKFGTLNGFQMLHDRFMSGQALNVQIIAALIKPFGQCYEFLTLHTVKKYFLPIIEMVPQFLENLTDEELKKEAKNEAKNDALSMIIKSLKNLASRVPGQEETVKNLEIFRLKMILRLLQISSFNGKMNALNEVNKVISSVSYYTHRHNPEEEEWLTAERMAEWIQQNHILSIVLRDSLHQPQYVEKLEKILRFVIKEKALTMQDLDNIWAAQAGKHEAIVKNVHDLLAKLAWDFSPEQLDHLFDCFKASWTNASKKQREKLLELIRRLAEDDKDGVMAHKVLNLLWNLAHSDDVPVDIMDQALSAHIKILDYSCSQDRDTQKIQWIDRFIEELRTNDKWVIPALKQIREICSLFGEAPQNLRKKMPINIQTNLVGQTQRSPHVFYRHDLINQLQHNHALVTLVAENLSAYMETMRQFSKEEQAEFDPQTVRPGSRYSHVQEVQERLNFLRFLLKDGQLWLCAPQAKQIWKCLAENAVFLCDREACFKWYSKLMGDEPDLDPDINKDFFENNVLQLDPSLLTENGMKCFERFFKAVNCREGKLVAKRRAYMMDDLELIGLDYLWRVVIQGSDDIASRAIDLLKEIYTNLGPKLQVNQVEIHEDFIQSCFDRLKASYDTLCVLDGDKDSINCARQEAIRMVRVLTVLKEYINECDSDYHEERTILPMSRAFRGKHITLIVRFPNQGRQVDDLDIWSHTNDTIGSVRRGILNRIKANAAHTKIELFIGGEVVDPADDRKLIGQLNLKDKTLITAKLTQVSANMPSSPDSSSDSSTGSPGNHGNHYSDGPNPEVESCLPGVIMSLHLRYISFLWQVADLGCNLNMPLLRDGARVLMKLMPPDNTTVENLRAVCLDHAKLGENSLSPSLDSRFFGPSPSQVLYLIEVVYALLMPASATLGEDASDFQYNFLKSGGLPLVLSMLTRNNFLPSADMETRRGAYLNALKIAKLLLTAVGFGHVKAVAEACQPNAEGNIPVSPINQATHDQALVLQSALQNIPNPASECMLRNVAIRLAQQISDENFFQASKYIPDICVIRAVQKIVWASGCGTVQLVFSSNEEISKIYEKTNAAKEPDGEDEQVCCEALEVMTLCFALMPTALDTLSKEKAWQTFIIDLLLHCHSKSVRQMAQEQFFLMATRCCMGHRPLLFFITLLFTVLGSTAKERAKHAGDYFTLLRHLLHYAYNSNINLPNAEVLLNNEIDWLKRIRDEVKRTGETGVEETILEGHLGVTKELLAFQTPEKKYYIGCEKGGANLIKELIDDFIFPASNVYLQYMKSGEFPTEQAIPVCSTPASINAGFELLVALAVGCVRNLKQIVDTLTDMYYLGCETLTEWEYLPPVGPRPNKGFVGLKNAGATCYMNSVIQQLYMIPPIRNGILAIEGTGTDVDDDMSGDEKQENESNVDPRDEVFSYHHQFDDKPSSKSEDRKEYNIGVLRHLQVIFGHLAASRLQYYVPRGFWKQFRLWGEPVNLREQHDALEFFNSLVDSLDEALKALGHPAMLSKVLGGSFADQKICQGCPHRYECEESFTTLNVDIRNHQNLLDSMEQYVKGDLLEGANAYHCEKCNKKVDTVKRLLIKKLPPVLAIQLKRFDYDWERECAIKFNDYFEFPRELDMEPYTVAGVAKLEGDDVNPENQVIQQNEPSEPTPPGSSKYRLVGVLVHSGQASGGHYYSYIIQRNGGDGEKNRWYKFDDGDVTECKMDDEEEMKNQCFGGEYMGEVFDHMMKRMSYRRQKRWWNAYILFYERMDSLDKDSELVKYITELTISSTKPHQVKMPGVIECSVRKQNVQFMHNRMQYSLEYFQFIKKLLTCNSVYLNPPPGQDHLLPEAEEIAMISAQLAARFLFSTGFHTKKVVRGPASDWYDALCILLRHSKNVRYWFAHNVLFAYPNRFSEYLLECPSAEVRGAFAKLIVFIAHFSLQDGPCPSPTASPGPSTQGCDNLSLSDHLLRAVLNLLRREVSEHGRHLQQYFNLFVMYANLGLAEKTQLLKLNVPATFMLVALDEGPGPPIKYQYAELGKLYTVVSQLVRCCDVSTRMQSSINGNPPLPNPYGDTNLTAPVMPVQQLVAEILFVRTSYVKKIIEDCSNSEETVKLLRFSCWENPQFSSTVLSELLWQVAYSYTYELRPYLDLLLQILLIEDSWQTHRIHNVLKGIPDDRDGLFDTIQRSKNHYQKRAYQCIKCMVALFSNCSVAYQILQSNGDLKRKWTWAVEWLGDELERRPYTGNPQYTYNNWSPPVQSNETSNGYFLERSHSARMTLAKACELCPEELKCTQGSPGKEPDEQEAPDDQDSSPPEDTSLYPHSPGTTQFQQNNHPHGQPYTGPAAQHMNNPQRPGPASAPTPGPTQTQTQTQTQTQSPTPAPGPTPGPGPRAQENWESTEEVAPAPAPTSTPAPAPPKE is encoded by the exons AGGTGTATCATCAATAACACACACCGGTTGGTGGAGCTGTGTGTGGCCAAGCTCTCTCAGGACTGGTTCCCCCTACTGGAGCTGCTGGCCATGGCCACCAACCCCCACTGCAAGTTCCACATCTACAATGGCACACGGCCCTCTGAGACCGTCCCCGCTGGAGCACAGCTGGCTGACGATGAGCTCTCCGCCCGACCACCAGACCCACGCTCACCTAAG GGCTGGCTGGTGGACTTAATAAACAAATTTGGCACGTTAAACGGGTTTCAAATGTTGCACGATCGCTTCATGAGTGGCCAAGCACTGAACGTCCAGATCATCGCTGCACTTATCAA GCCTTTTGGCCAGTGTTACGAGTTCCTCACATTGCACACGGTAAAGAAGTACTTCCTTCCAATCATCGAAATGGTTCCCCAGTTTCTAGAGAATCTCACAGATGAGGAGCTTAAGAAAGAGGCCAAGAATGAAGCCAAAAACGACGCACTGTCCATGATAATCAAATCTCTGAAGAATCTGGCTTCTCGTGTACCAGGACAGGAGGAGACCGTGAAGAATTTAGAGATTTTTAGGTTAAAAATGATTCTTAG GTTATTGcaaatttcttcttttaacGGCAAAATGAATGCACTAAATGAAGTTAACAAAGTGATCTCCAGTGTGTCCTACTACACCCATCGGCATAACCCTGAAGAGGAGGAATGGCTGACTGCAGAGCGCATGGCG GAGTGGATCCAACAGAACCACATCCTGTCCATTGTCCTGAGGGATAGTTTGCACCAGCCGCAGTACGTCGAGAAACTGGAGAAGATCCTTCGCTTCGTCATCAAAGAGAAAGCTCTTACAATGCAAGATCTGGACAACATCTGGGCTGCACAG GCTGGTAAGCACGAGGCTATTGTGAAGAATGTCCATGACCTTTTGGCCAAACTGGCGTGGGATTTCTCACCTGAGCAGCTTGATCACCTTTTTGACTGTTTCAAG GCAAGCTGGACCAATGCCAGCAAGAAGCAGCGTGAAAAATTGCTGGAACTTATCCGGCGCCTGGCTGAGGATGATAAGGATGGGGTGATGGCCCATAAGGTCCTCAACTTGCTGTGGAACCTCGCACACAGCGATGATGTGCCTGTAGACATCATGGACCAGGCTCTTAGTGCTCACATCAAAATATTGGATTACAGTTGCTCACAG gacagagacacacagaagaTCCAGTGGATAGATCGCTTCATAGAGGAACTACGAACCAATGACAAATGGGTGATCCCTGCTCTGAAGCAAATCAGAGAAATCTGTAGCCTCTTTGGAGAAGCTCCTCAAAACCTTAG aaagaaaatgCCAATTAACATACAAACGAACTTAGTGGG TCAAACCCAGAGAAGTCCTCATGTGTTTTACCGCCACGACCTGATCAACCAGTTGCAACATAACCATGCTCTGGTCACCTTGGTGGCTGAGAACCTCTCTGCCTACATGGAGACAATGAGGCAGTTCTCCAAAG AAGAACAGGCTGAGTTTGACCCTCAGACGGTAAGGCCAGGAAGCCGCTACAGCCATGTCCAGGAAGTACAGGAACGACTCAACTTCCTGAG GTTCCTCCTAAAAGATGGCCAGCTGTGGCTGTGTGCCCCTCAGGCCAAGCAGATCTGGAAGTGTCTGGCGGAGAATGCAGTGTTTCTCTGTGACCGCGAGGCCTGCTTCAAATG GTACTCCAAACTGATGGGTGATGAGCCTGACCTGGACCCAGATATCAACAAAGACTTCTTTGAGAACAATGTCCTGCAGTTGGACCCATCTCTGCTGACGGAGAATGGCATGAAGTGCTTTGAGAGGTTCTTCAAGGCTGTCAACTGCAGGGAGGGCAAATTGGTAGCAAAGCGCAGAGCCTACATGATGGATGACCTGGAACTAATAGGCCTGGATTACCTCTGGAGG GTGGTAATTCAAGGAAGTGATGACATCGCCAGTCGAGCTATAGACCTGCTGAAAGAGATCTACACCAATCTTGGACCAAAACTGCAAGTCAATCAG GTGGAAATTCATGAAGATTTCATCCAGTCATGTTTTGACCGTCTGAAGGCATCGTATGATACCCTGTGCGTGTTGGATGGAGACAAAGACAGCATCAACTGCGCCCGTCAGGAGGCTATCCGCATGGTGCGAGTTCTCACTGTGCTCAAGGAATACATCAATGAGTGTGACAGTGACTACCATGAGGAGAGGACTATACTGCCGATGTCAAG agCTTTCCGGGGGAAACATATCACATTGATCGTACGTTTCCCCAACCAGGGTCGTCAGGTGGATGACCTTGATATCTGGTCACACACCAATGACACAATTGGCTCAGTTCGGCGTGGCATCCTGAACCGAATCAAAGCAAATGCTGCACATACCAAGATAGAGCTCTTTATTGGTGGGGAGGTTGTTGACCCAGCTGATGACAGGAAACTGATTGGACAGCTCAATCTGAAGGATAAAACG ctgATCACAGCCAAGCTGACCCAGGTGAGTGCCAACATGCCCTCAAGCCCAGACAGCTCCTCTGACTCATCCACCGGCTCTCctggtaaccatggcaaccactACAGCGATGGGCCAAACCCTGAAGTGGAGAGCTGTCTTCCTGGTGTG ATAATGTCGCTGCATCTGCGCTACATCTCCTTCCTGTGGCAGGTGGCAGACCTGGGCTGCAATCTCAACATGCCCCTGCTCAGAGATGGAGCCCGAGTTCTCATGAAACTCATGCCTCCAG ATAACACTACAGTGGAGAACCTGCGAGCTGTGTGTCTGGATCATGCCAAGCTCGGTGAGAACAGCCTCAGTCCTTCGCTGGACTCGCGCTTCTTTGGCCCCTCGCCCTCACAAGTGCTCTACCTTATTGAG GTTGTGTATGCATTGCTGATGCCAGCCAGTGCCACTCTGGGTGAGGACGCTAGCGACTTCCAGTACAACTTCCTGAAGAGCGGAGGGCTGCCCTTGGTGTTGAGCATGCTCACTAGGAACAACTTCCTGCCATCAGCAGACATGGAGACACGTCGTGGAGCTTACCTCAACGCGCTGAAGATTGCCAAACTCCTCCTTACTGCTGTAGGCTTTGGGCATGTTAAGGCTGTGGCTGAGGCCTGCCAGCCCAACGCTGAGGGAAATATACCTGTTTCACCG ATTAATCAGGCCACTCATGACCAGGCCCTGGTCCTCCAGAGTGCCCTGCAAAACATCCCCAACCCTGCCTCAGAATGCATGCTACGCAACGTAGCCATCCGCCTGGCTCAGCAGATTTCTGATGAG AATTTCTTCCAGGCATCTAAGTACATCCCTGACATTTGTGTGATCCGAGCGGTACAGAAAATAGTGTGGGCTTCAGGCTGTGGCACAGTGCAGCTCGTCTTCAGTTCTAATGAAGAAATCAGCAAAATATATGAAAAG aCAAATGCAGCAAAAGAGCCAGATGGGGAAGATGAGCAGGTGTGTTGTGAGGCCCTTGAAGTGATGACATTGTGTTTCGCCCTCATGCCCACGGCTCTGGACACACTTAGTAAAGAGAAGGCTTGGCAGACCTTCATCATAGACTTGCTGCTACACTGCCACAGCAA ATCTGTGCGTCAGATGGCCCAGGAACAATTTTTCCTGATGGCAACCAGGTGCTGTATGGGCCATCGtcccctcctcttctttatCACACTCCTCTTCACTGTGTTGGGG AGTACAGCCAAGGAGCGAGCCAAACACGCCGGGGACTATTTCACTTTGCTCAGACATCTTCTGCACTATGCCTACAACAGCAACATCAACCTGCCAAACGCTGAGGTGCTGCTCAACAACGAGATTGACTGGCTGAAACGGATAAGG GATGAAGTAAAGAGGACAGGGGAGACTGGTGTGGAGGAGACCATCCTGGAGGGCCATCTTGGGGTCACTAAGGAGCTTCTCGCTTTCCAGACGCCAGAGAAGAAGTATTACATCGGCTGTGAGAAGGGAGGAGCTAACCTCATTAAG GAGCTGATTGATGACTTCATCTTTCCGGCATCTAATGTTTACCTGCAGTACATGAAGAGTGGGGAGTTCCCCACAGAGCAGGCCATCCCAGTGTGCAGCACCCCTGCTTCCATCAACGCTGGCTTTGAGCTCCTGGTGGCTCTGGCTGTCGGCTGTGTCCGCAACCTCAAACAAATAGTCGACACTCTAACTGACATGTACTACTTAG gTTGTGAAACACTGACAGAGTGGGAGTACTTGCCTCCAGTGGGCCCAAGGCCCAACAAAGGCTTTGTAGGTCTGAAGAATGCTGGGGCCACCTGTTATATGAACTCAGTCATTCAGCAGCTGTACATGATCCCTCCGATCCGCAATGGCATCCTGGCCATCGAGGGCACAGGCACTGACGTGGATGATGACATGTCAGGGGATGAGAAGCAGGAGAATGAG AGTAACGTGGATCCGCGTGATGAGGTGTTCAGCTATCACCACCAGTTTGATGATAAGCCTTCCAGTAAGTCAGAGGACAGGAAAGAGTACAACATCGGGGTACTGCGTCACCTACAGGTCATCTTTGGCCACCTGGCTGCATCCAGACTGCAGTACTATGTCCCTCGGGGATTCTGGAAACAGTTCAG GTTATGGGGTGAGCCAGTGAACTTGAGGGAGCAGCATGATGCTTTGGAGTTTTTCAACTCTTTGGTGGACAGTCTGGATGAAGCTCTGAAAGCCCTGGGCCACCCCGCCATGCTCAGCAAGGTGCTGGGAGGCTCCTTTGCTGACCAGAAGATCTGTCAGGGATGCCCCCATAG ATATGAATGTGAGGAATCGTTCACAACACTCAATGTAGACATCAGAAACCACCAGAATCTGTTGGACTCCATGGAGCAATATGTTAAAGGGGATCTGCTGGAGGGAGCCAACGCCTATCACTGTGAGAAGTGTAATAAGAAG GTGGACACAGTGAAGCGCCTGCTGATTAAGAAGCTACCGCCTGTCCTGGCCATCCAGCTGAAGCGATTTGACTACGACTGGGAGAGGGAGTGTGCCATCAAGTTCAATGACTACTTTGAGTTCCCTAGGGAGCTGGACATGGAGCCGTACACGGTAGCAGGAGTGGCCAAGCTAGAAGGGGACGACGTCAACCCGGAGAACCAGGTGATCCAACAGAACGAGCCCTcggaacccacgcctccaggcAGCTCCAAGTACCGTCTGGTGGGGGTGCTGGTCCACTCCGGCCAAGCCAGCGGCGGACACTACTACTCCTACATAATCCAAAGGAACGGGGGCGATGGCGAGAAAAACCGCTGGTATAAGTTTGATGATGGCGACGTGACTGAGTGCAAGATGGACgatgaggaggagatgaagaacCAGTGCTTCGGTGGGGAATACATGGGCGAAGTGTTCGATCATATGATGAAACGCATGTCGTACCGGAGGCAGAAGCGCTGGTGGAACGCCTACATCCTGTTCTATGAGCGTATGGACTCACTAGACAAGGACAGCGAGCTTGTCAAATACATCACAGAGTTGACCATCTCCTCCACCAAGCCGCATCAGGTCAAGATGCCTGGTGTCATCGAGTGCAGCGTCCGCAAGCAGAACGTCCAATTCATGCACAACCGAATGCAATACAgcctggaatatttccagttcATTAAGAAACTTCTGACCTGTAACAGTGTCTATTTAAACCCTCCTCCAG GACAAGACCATCTTCTGCCAGAGGCAGAGGAGATTGCTATGATAAGTGCTCAGCTGGCTGCTAGGTTCCTCTTCAGCACAGGTTTTCACACCAAGAAAGTAGTACGGGGTCCTGCCAGTGACTG GTATGACGCCCTCTGCATCCTGCTGAGACACAGTAAGAATGTACGCTATTGGTTTGCACACAACGTTCTGTTTGCTTATCCTAACCGGTTCTCTGAGTACCTGCTTGAGTGCCCGAGCGCTGAGGTGCGGGGCGCGTTTGCCAAGCTCATTGTCTTCATCGCTCACTTTTCCCTGCAAGACGGCCCATGCCCCTCCCCTACCGCCTCACCCGGACCCTCTACTCAG GGCTGTGATAATCTCAGTCTAAGTGACCACCTGTTGAGAGCTGTACTCAACCTGCTCAGAAGAGAGGTTTCTGAACACGGCCGTCACCTGCAGCAGTACTTCAACCTCTTTGTCATGTATGCCAATCTGG GCCTGGCAGAAAAGACTCAGCTGTTGAAGCTGAATGTCCCTGCCACATTCATGTTAGTCGCTCTGGATGAGGGTCCCGGCCCTCCCATAAAGTACCAGTACGCCGAGCTGGGAAAGCTCTACACTGTCGTCTCCCAGCTGGTGCGCTGCTGTGACGTCTCAACACGCATGCAGTCCTCTATCAATG GTAACCCTCCTCTCCCTAACCCCTATGGCGACACCAACCTGACAGCCCCAGTGATGCCTGTGCAGCAGCTGGTGGCAGAGATTCTGTTTGTGAGGACCAGCTACGTGAAGAAGATCATCGAGGACTGCAGCAACTCTGAAGAGACCGTAAAGCTGCTTCGCTTCAGCTGTTGGGAGAACCCTCAGTTCTCCTCCACCGTGCTCAGCGAGCTGCTCTGGCAG GTGGCGTACTCCTACACATACGAGCTGAGGCCTTACCTGGACTTGCTGCTACAGATCCTGCTCATTGAAGACTCCTGGCAGACACACAG GATCCACAATGTGCTGAAGGGCATTCCTGATGACAGAGACGGGCTTTTTGACACCATTCAGCGCTCCAAGAACCACTATCAGAAACGGGCCTACCAGTGTATCAAGTGCATGGTGGCCCTCTTTAGCAACTGCTCCGTGGCCTACCAGATCCTACAG AGTAATGGCGATCTGAAACGAAAGTGGACGTGGGCCGTGGAGTGGCTCGGGGACGAGCTGGAGAGGAGGCCATATACAGGGAACCCTCAGTACACCTACAACAACTGGTCTCCTCCGGTTCAGAGCAACGAAACCTCCAACGGCTATTTCCTTGAGCGTTCACACAGTGCACGTATGACACTCGCCAAGGCCTGTGAACTTTGTCCTGAGGAG CTCAAGTGTACTCAGGGAAGCCCAGGGAAG GAGCCAGATGAACAGGAAGCACCTGATGATCAAGACTCCTCCCCACCTGAGGACACCTCTCTGTACCCACATTCTCCTGGAACCACCCAATTTCAGCAG AACAACCACCCCCATGGGCAGCCGTACACCGGGCCTGCTGCTCAGCACATGAACAACCCCCAGCGTCCTGGTCCTGCCTCTGCCCCGACTCCAGGCCCTacccagacccagacccagacccagacccagacccagaGCCCCACCCCAGCCCCTGGTCCTACTCCCGGCCCGGGCCCGCGAGCACAAGAGAACTGGGAGAGCACCGAGGAGGTTGCCCCCGCCCCCGCCCCCACCTCTACCCCAGCGCCTGCCCCGCCTAAGGAGTAA